A part of Paenibacillus donghaensis genomic DNA contains:
- a CDS encoding YdcF family protein — translation MVYLYAVSASLLVLFGISFAAERRRLRNGIFLTLGLLLLGITVFVDILVSVDGLLEAVDGFLSVVMLVFTPILLFALGTACIENGRILLSKEGRKLPNLLTLGIGVGLIAFLLLTLVSASEASIQPVVTLLWLLVGYFSFLLVCYLVSSILYNCYQPKLDQDFILVLGSGLIGGRVPPLLAGRLERAISFYYKQNKVHTPPRIVVSGGQGSDEQRAEAVAMKQYLLERGIPDAQILVEAESANTLENMAYSKKIMDAAQRPAKGIFVTSNFHLFRAGIYARKAGIRANGLGARTAFYYLPNAFIREYLAVLALHKRVHFIVTLMVVLIAVSLAFRNGS, via the coding sequence ATGGTTTATTTATATGCAGTGTCGGCAAGCTTGCTGGTTCTGTTCGGAATCAGTTTTGCGGCAGAGAGGCGAAGGCTTCGCAACGGCATTTTCCTGACCTTGGGTCTATTGCTGCTGGGCATCACCGTGTTCGTGGATATTCTCGTCAGCGTGGATGGCCTGCTGGAGGCTGTCGACGGATTCCTATCCGTGGTCATGCTTGTGTTCACCCCTATTCTGCTGTTTGCGCTGGGAACGGCGTGTATTGAGAACGGTCGTATTCTGTTGTCAAAAGAAGGGAGAAAGCTGCCCAATCTGCTGACACTGGGCATTGGTGTCGGATTGATCGCATTCCTGCTGCTTACCTTGGTTTCGGCATCCGAAGCCAGTATACAGCCTGTAGTGACTCTGCTATGGCTGCTGGTCGGATATTTCAGCTTCCTGCTGGTCTGCTATCTGGTCTCCTCCATCCTGTATAACTGCTATCAACCGAAGCTGGACCAGGATTTCATTCTTGTGCTAGGCAGCGGGCTGATTGGCGGACGCGTTCCGCCCTTACTGGCCGGACGCCTGGAGCGGGCGATCAGCTTCTATTATAAACAGAACAAGGTGCATACGCCGCCCAGGATTGTGGTATCTGGTGGTCAGGGCAGCGATGAACAGCGGGCGGAAGCGGTGGCGATGAAGCAATATCTGCTGGAGCGGGGGATTCCTGACGCGCAGATTCTGGTGGAAGCCGAGTCTGCCAATACCCTGGAGAACATGGCCTACTCCAAAAAAATAATGGATGCAGCGCAGCGCCCGGCCAAAGGTATTTTTGTGACCAGCAACTTTCATCTGTTCCGGGCAGGGATCTACGCGCGCAAGGCGGGAATCCGGGCTAATGGGCTGGGGGCGCGGACTGCGTTTTATTATCTGCCCAACGCTTTTATCCGTGAATATCTGGCGGTGCTGGCCCTGCATAAACGGGTTCATTTCATCGTTACTCTGATGGTGGTGCTGATTGCCGTGTCGCTGGCTTTTCGAAATGGAAGTTAG
- a CDS encoding diacylglycerol/lipid kinase family protein, which produces MKQAMIIINPSSGKEDAPQHVRNVEEILRQQGYEVKVNETAKELDATRFCTSACEECYDLVVCIGGDGTLHETINGFADQIHRPKLGIIPLGTVNDYARALQIPLVPDQAIQTLASSRLVTVDMGRLNDQLFVNVVAAGSLAEALSSVSSEDKSRLGALAYLKEGLKELTGTATHPLVIDHDGEVWEGESPLFVAALTNSVGGFEKLAPEAAVDDGLLHCFIIKDLTILNTLTVSLSLLLGNLKNHKDVIYFTATEVSVSSTEPVRTNVDGEEGPPLPIQLGIIPRHIQVIVPEEPI; this is translated from the coding sequence ATGAAGCAGGCCATGATCATCATCAATCCCTCCTCCGGCAAAGAGGATGCGCCACAGCATGTCAGAAATGTCGAAGAGATTCTTCGCCAGCAAGGTTACGAGGTTAAGGTCAACGAGACGGCAAAAGAGCTGGATGCCACCCGCTTCTGCACCAGCGCCTGTGAGGAATGCTACGATCTGGTTGTCTGCATCGGTGGAGACGGCACGCTTCACGAGACTATAAACGGCTTCGCCGACCAGATTCACCGGCCTAAGCTGGGCATCATCCCGCTTGGAACAGTCAACGATTATGCCCGTGCCCTGCAGATTCCGCTTGTTCCCGATCAGGCCATTCAGACGCTGGCTTCTTCCCGGCTGGTAACGGTGGATATGGGCCGGCTGAACGACCAGCTGTTCGTCAATGTCGTGGCCGCTGGTTCGCTGGCCGAGGCGCTTTCTTCCGTGTCGTCAGAGGACAAATCCAGGCTGGGCGCCTTGGCCTATCTGAAGGAAGGCCTCAAGGAGCTTACGGGCACCGCCACCCATCCGCTAGTGATCGACCATGACGGCGAGGTGTGGGAAGGCGAATCTCCGCTTTTTGTCGCAGCCTTGACGAACTCGGTTGGCGGATTCGAGAAGCTGGCACCCGAAGCTGCTGTTGACGACGGCCTGCTGCACTGCTTCATTATCAAGGACCTTACAATTCTCAACACACTGACCGTCAGCCTCTCTCTGCTGCTAGGCAACCTGAAGAATCATAAGGATGTTATTTACTTCACAGCCACAGAAGTCAGCGTAAGCTCGACGGAACCCGTCCGCACCAACGTTGACGGCGAAGAAGGCCCGCCGCTGCCCATCCAGCTGGGCATTATTCCACGCCATATTCAGGTGATTGTACCGGAAGAACCCATTTAA
- a CDS encoding ABC transporter ATP-binding protein, whose translation MKLIEVVNVSKSFKGNQLLNQANATFEQGKIYGITGPNGSGKSVLFKLICGFIKPDQGEVHIHPKYRSKHADFPSNFGIIIDRPGYLAGQTGLENLQRWAEIQHKISDQEIQSTMRLVGLDPTTRQKMKSYSLGMKQKIALAQAIMENQEVLILDEPFNALDIDSVKNIRELLLTFKQDGKTIILTSHNQEDIDLLCDQVFQIRNQKLEIVEPKVTVGS comes from the coding sequence ATGAAGCTGATCGAGGTTGTGAATGTTAGTAAATCTTTCAAAGGGAACCAATTGCTGAATCAGGCAAACGCAACCTTTGAACAAGGGAAAATATACGGAATTACAGGTCCGAATGGCTCGGGTAAATCCGTTTTATTCAAGCTTATCTGTGGATTTATCAAGCCGGATCAGGGAGAAGTACATATTCATCCCAAATATCGCAGTAAGCACGCTGATTTCCCAAGTAACTTTGGGATTATTATTGATCGTCCAGGTTATTTAGCGGGTCAGACAGGCCTTGAAAATTTGCAGAGATGGGCAGAAATCCAGCACAAGATTAGTGATCAGGAGATTCAGAGTACGATGCGTCTTGTCGGATTAGATCCTACTACTCGCCAAAAGATGAAAAGCTATTCGCTAGGAATGAAGCAGAAAATTGCACTTGCCCAAGCGATTATGGAAAATCAAGAAGTGTTGATACTGGATGAACCCTTCAATGCACTAGATATTGATAGTGTAAAAAATATTCGTGAGCTGCTCCTGACCTTTAAGCAAGACGGAAAGACCATCATCCTAACAAGCCATAATCAGGAAGACATTGATCTGCTATGTGATCAGGTTTTTCAAATCCGAAATCAAAAGCTAGAAATTGTCGAGCCCAAAGTTACGGTTGGATCATAG
- a CDS encoding zinc ribbon domain-containing protein YjdM produces MNELPNCPKCNSEYTYEDGSLLICPECAHEWTLATDDEAETGQRVIKDANGNVLTDGDSVTVIKDLKVKGSSSVLKIGTKVKNIRLVDGDHDIDCKIDGFGAMKLKSEFVKKS; encoded by the coding sequence ATGAATGAACTGCCAAACTGCCCGAAATGTAATTCTGAATATACGTATGAAGACGGGAGCCTGCTAATCTGTCCGGAATGTGCCCATGAATGGACCCTGGCCACCGATGATGAAGCCGAAACCGGCCAACGGGTAATCAAGGATGCCAACGGCAACGTGTTAACCGACGGGGATTCCGTAACAGTAATCAAAGACCTGAAGGTCAAAGGAAGCTCCTCTGTCCTCAAAATAGGCACCAAGGTCAAAAACATCCGCCTGGTGGATGGGGATCATGATATAGACTGCAAGATTGACGGCTTCGGAGCGATGAAGTTAAAGTCGGAGTTTGTGAAGAAGAGTTAG
- a CDS encoding DUF4352 domain-containing protein yields MKKLFKMGCLGFIALIALVIIINIVSTDDDDTTNKAPTQDSSASNSNTKSEDKKTEEKKLAAIGEELKVGDVVFKVNKISTTKKIKDGEYLSYSPSSEGSVFLVVNATVKNAGNEMITTDSSFFGLSKGDVKYTPTTLITTSGDYFLYEGINPGLAQTGNVVFEIPEDMKDFILNVQTGYWGTEQGQIELK; encoded by the coding sequence TTGAAAAAGCTGTTCAAGATGGGCTGTTTAGGATTTATTGCTTTAATTGCTTTAGTCATAATAATTAATATTGTCTCCACTGATGACGACGATACAACAAACAAGGCTCCAACACAAGATTCTTCAGCATCTAACAGTAATACAAAATCCGAAGACAAGAAAACAGAAGAAAAAAAGTTAGCGGCTATTGGTGAGGAATTAAAAGTAGGGGATGTCGTCTTTAAGGTAAACAAGATCTCGACTACAAAAAAAATAAAAGATGGAGAATATCTTTCCTACTCGCCAAGTTCGGAGGGAAGTGTGTTTCTTGTGGTAAATGCGACTGTAAAAAATGCCGGCAATGAGATGATAACTACAGACTCCTCTTTCTTTGGACTCAGTAAAGGCGATGTTAAGTACACTCCTACAACATTAATTACAACCTCAGGCGACTACTTTTTGTATGAGGGAATTAACCCCGGATTAGCTCAAACCGGAAACGTAGTTTTTGAAATACCTGAAGATATGAAAGACTTTATCCTGAATGTACAGACAGGGTATTGGGGTACGGAGCAAGGTCAGATTGAGTTGAAATAA